Below is a window of Gilliamella sp. ESL0405 DNA.
CTAATCAACATAATGAATCTCTTACTAGAGAGTTGATAGAGCAAGTTGTTAAAACAAGTGATAAAAAACGTTTTACGATTTCGGATGACGGTCTAAAAATACGTGCAGCGCAAGGGCATTCAACTGAGCAAGTAAAAATAAGCCATGTAGAACAAATTCCCCCAGAATTTTTATATCACGGCACAGCCACTCGATTTATTGATTCCATTAAAAAACAGGGATTAATTGCTGGCAGTCGCCATTATGTCCATTTATCTGGCGATGAGAAGACTGCTAAGAAAGTAGGCGAAAGGCATGGAAAACCAGTAGTATTAAAAGTAAAAGCCTTACAGATGTCTCAACAAGGTTTTAAATTTTATTTGGCAGATAACGGTGTTTGGTTGACTAATGCTGTTCCTAATATTTTTTTAATATTTGACTAAATCTTATTTAATTTAGCCCATTATGTTTGAGTTTAGAAGGAGCAAATAAGTTATTCATTATTTGATTCTCTAAAATTAAATTTCAATATTTTTAAATAAAATCCTAGTCGATATTGTTTATCAATAAATTTTGAACGTGTAAATTGGAAGTGTAATTCAAAAATTGACTATAAAATATTAGATCAAAAAGGAGCATAAATAATTGGTATAGTGTATAGCTTGTTATAATAAACAACCTAAATTCTGGGTAACTTTTAGAATCAACCTATTCCATACTCTATTGTAGTATTAATTGATATTATAACTTCGTTAACTTTCTCCAAAAAACATATACATTCGTCAGGTATTTGGTACTTAAAATATATTTTTACTTTCAATAACACTGATATAAAGATTTAGTTTTTCTTGTAATTTGAATAGATGTTCATTTATATCAGCTTCCCAATTGAAATGATCTTTTATAATCAATATCACTTTTTGAGGATGTATACCTTCCTTTGTCATCGTTATCATATCAATCTTATTTTTATCTTCAATAGTCATAAAATGTATTTATCTCTATTCGTTTTTGGTCTAACTACTTCAGCTTTAATAGGTAAGTTGATTGTTGAGCTTGCGAAGCAAATCGCATAGTTGGTAAATAATTAATCCAGTTCTGCGACAAAATCGCAGAACTAATATAATATTTAGGCTACAAAGAATGATAAAACTCAATAATATCTTCTACAGTACATTGCCATTCGGATATTCTCACTCCATCTTCGTTATAAATTTCTCTATTACTGATAAAATCATTTATGTTATTTACATCAAAATTATTATATTCATTAACAAATATCAATTTATTTTGGATATAAACTAATTCATTAACAAAATAAAGAGTCCAGGTAGATATAAAATTCAAATTATCAGGATCATACATCGAAACAATTAACGCTGCATGCTCTTTTGTTTCCAACCCATATTTAATTGATTTTTTCCAACTATCTTTATATTGTTCTATATCCCAATAAACAACTGGAATATTTATCCACTCATAGAAATCATTAATAACAATTTTTGATGGATAAACCTGCTCACCAAAAACCTCTTTTGGAGAATTATTTATTTCAATGTTAAACATATAGTTAATCCTTAATTCTATTTAAATCTTTATCATAAGTTCCAATTCTATTCCCTCTTCTATCAAACATTATAAAGCCCTAATTGCTTTCCGGCAGAAATATCGACCGTTTTGGCATCAATATCATGTCCGGCACTTAACGTCACATTATTGGCGGCACTGATTTCACTGCCAACGACATTGTGTTCATGGCTTTTACGATAATGTTTGCCACCACCTAAATCTAACTTCTCTTCAATCTCAGCGGCAGTAAAGCGAATATCATGACCGGCGTGCAACGACGTATTACCTGTATCGGCATTATTAATAATCCAGCCGGCTTTAGCATGAATATCATGCCCGGCATCGATAACAATATTGCCATTATTCACCTGAATGATACTGGCCTGGTCGATATTGGTGGTGACATTATTGCCACGGATTTGCGTGCGGGTACTGGACAGAAGATTGATATCATTATCGGCAGATAAATAAACCAGCTTATCACCGACTAACTTCCCGTAATTGGTAATATCATTTTTTGCATCGATTGCCACCCGCTCACCAAATACCGTGCCACTATTGGTGACATTATTGCCGGATAACTGAATAATTTTTAATAGGTTATAGGAAGAAGTTAAAGCCGTGAGTAAGATATTTTTAGAAGACTTTTTAATCAAGAAGCAGATTAAATTACAGGCTAGGTAGGACGGGTAAAAAAGTAACGTAGCAGTAACAGGCGACAACTTGCTACCACTACTTACCCCAACAATTATACGAGATAATTATTATGAGTGAGGTGCATTCAACGCTAAAATCAACCACAGACAAAGCACCTGCACCACAACTCACTGAGCGGTTTTATACCATTGGCTACGTGCCGCAAGGCACAAAGCCCAACCCCAGATCACAACTGACCATTAAAGGCAGGTGGCTGGAGCAGATAGGCTTTTATGTGGGCTGCCCTGTTATCATTAAGATTGAACAGGGCAAGTTGGTGGTTGAACTTGATTTGCAAGTTTAAAAATAAATAATAAAAGATCCCCCAGCTTGTTAAGGCGGGAAATAAGAAATTATTTATTGGGGTTTATATATAAAAATCTATTATCTAAATCCAAACCGAGTAAATCAACAATATGAAGTACTTTGTTATATTCGTCTTCACTAATTTTCACATCAAAATCTGCAATATGATCACACAATGTTTCAAAAGCCAAAACATTTTCGGAATGATTAATATAATCCAAAGCATAATCTATTAACTCAGGATCTATCCTATCTTTTAAAGAATTACCAAATTCTTTTATACAATTGTTAACTAACATAATTATTTAACCTTTATAACTTTTTACTTAATTGGTTTATAATGAGAAGGAACTGGCGCCTTGTCCGGAAACGCAGTTATTATTTTTCCATTTGCTGGTTCATAAATAACTCTAATACGTACCCCATCTCTAATTTCGTATGCAGCCCATCTTGCAGGATTTCCTGCTTTTGTATAAAGACCACCAGTTCCACTCTGTGCATACCATTGTGTATTAGGCGATGTCGCAATATCCCCTATTTCATGGACAATTTTGTCTGCAGACCAATCCTTAGGAAATGTGGTTTTACCAGGATTTCCTGGGTACATGTGTCCGCCACTTGTTGGTCCATCCCCATATAGTATATGCTGCTTAGCTTCAGGTGATAGAATATCGACATACTTCTGATTTTCAGGCGATATTTTTGCATTCGTTCCCTTACCAGCATTAATTTGTTGCTCTTTCGCTACATGTTCACCAAAATTACTACTTTCGTTTGCTTTCTGATTGGTAGCCTGATTATCAAGTATTTTATCCTTAGTCTCTTTATAATTTCCACCACCTTGTTCAACATTTCCTTTTCCGTGTTGTAGCTCTAACTCTGTTTTGTCTAATGGTTTGTTGACAGCGGTTCCCTTTCCGGCATTGGTTGCAGTTTTTCCGATCAACTGCTTGGTGTTACCGAATACTTTTTGTATTCTAGGCAGAGTAATCCCAGCTCCAACTACACCATGAACTGTCATCATGCTACCCATATAATAGCCAGCCATTTTTTGTGCATCTTCTTCGTTGTAACCCCAACGCTGAAAAGATAACACCACGCCATCATAGATACTGCGCAATTCATTTGCTTCTTTTGATGTTGATGCTAACAGTTGGTTTATTTGCTGATAGCCTCAAACCACAGTAACTATTAGGATAGCGGGGCTGGAGCAGATAAAATTTTATGTCAGATTGCCCTGTTATTATTAAAATTGAGCAGGGCTAGTTGATAGTAGAACTTGCGAGGTAGATTCTAAAAACAAACAAATCCCAGCTTTTTGAGCTGGGAACTAAATTATTTACCAAAGATCTTAATCCCTAAACGACGACACTCCAAATACCACATAGCGATTCCTACAGGGATACCAAAAGGAGCTAGTTTACAAGCTATATATATATCTTTAGTATCAATTACAAATTCATTTGTTTTAAAATAAAACAAAAATGAAAATATTAAACTTATAATTAAAATACTAAAAAACAAGATTAAAGGCATCGCTATACATAGAAACAGTAATGCTAAATATTTTCTATTTTTCTTCATCTCATTTACTCTTCATCAGATCATTAATCTTATTGTCAATTAATTCTCCTGTAGCAGAGTCTACGACTCCCCCGGAAATAGCCGGAATAGAACTTTGAGAAGCGGGTTTAGTAATAGTCCAAATTCCAATAGGAATCCACTCATATTGTTTTGATACTGGATTAAATAATTTCTCTAATGGACCTTGTAACATCTTGCCGCCAAGATAACCAAAACCAGATCCTATTGCACTAGCAGCAGCACCAATTAACGGATCTTCATCCTTTAAATAATTTGATGTTGCACCGCCTGCGGCATTCCAACCAACTGTCCCCCAAAACCCTGTCCCTGCACCACCAGTAACAGCACCAACTCCTGATGCAATTCCTACATCAGTCCAATTAATACTTCCATCTGGATTTAATGTATATTGCATTCCTGCATTAATGGCGCCACTCAGTGAACCACCAATTATTGCAGTATTAGGAAGAACAGCACCTCCTACAATTATACCTGTTGCAAAACCGCTTGCAATTGCTCTATCTCGAATCATTTCATTCGCATAATCTGTTGCTGCTTTTTCATCACCTTTAAATAGTAACAAACCATCTCGATAATCACGGTCAAATTCATCCATTACTTGCAAGGCCATAAAATTA
It encodes the following:
- a CDS encoding MafI family immunity protein produces the protein MLVNNCIKEFGNSLKDRIDPELIDYALDYINHSENVLAFETLCDHIADFDVKISEDEYNKVLHIVDLLGLDLDNRFLYINPNK
- a CDS encoding DUF6572 domain-containing protein, encoding MTIEDKNKIDMITMTKEGIHPQKVILIIKDHFNWEADINEHLFKLQEKLNLYISVIESKNIF
- a CDS encoding RNA 2'-phosphotransferase — its product is MSKQLDKISKFLSYILRHQPEAIGITLDSDGWVNIDRLIMQANQHNESLTRELIEQVVKTSDKKRFTISDDGLKIRAAQGHSTEQVKISHVEQIPPEFLYHGTATRFIDSIKKQGLIAGSRHYVHLSGDEKTAKKVGERHGKPVVLKVKALQMSQQGFKFYLADNGVWLTNAVPNIFLIFD
- a CDS encoding SymE family type I addiction module toxin; translated protein: MSEVHSTLKSTTDKAPAPQLTERFYTIGYVPQGTKPNPRSQLTIKGRWLEQIGFYVGCPVIIKIEQGKLVVELDLQV
- a CDS encoding hemagglutinin repeat-containing protein; translated protein: MIKKSSKNILLTALTSSYNLLKIIQLSGNNVTNSGTVFGERVAIDAKNDITNYGKLVGDKLVYLSADNDINLLSSTRTQIRGNNVTTNIDQASIIQVNNGNIVIDAGHDIHAKAGWIINNADTGNTSLHAGHDIRFTAAEIEEKLDLGGGKHYRKSHEHNVVGSEISAANNVTLSAGHDIDAKTVDISAGKQLGLYNV
- a CDS encoding EndoU domain-containing protein, yielding MRSIYDGVVLSFQRWGYNEEDAQKMAGYYMGSMMTVHGVVGAGITLPRIQKVFGNTKQLIGKTATNAGKGTAVNKPLDKTELELQHGKGNVEQGGGNYKETKDKILDNQATNQKANESSNFGEHVAKEQQINAGKGTNAKISPENQKYVDILSPEAKQHILYGDGPTSGGHMYPGNPGKTTFPKDWSADKIVHEIGDIATSPNTQWYAQSGTGGLYTKAGNPARWAAYEIRDGVRIRVIYEPANGKIITAFPDKAPVPSHYKPIK